One window of uncultured Methanoregula sp. genomic DNA carries:
- a CDS encoding PAS domain-containing sensor histidine kinase has protein sequence MTFSPAAKRQAFWTVIILATTLFAIYSTVFSLTHGIYEVYPFLYFLPIILFVYQYPRWGVLFSLFMSSIYLLLVYYYSNFNPSFIAVSTAWFVIFVTIGVVTSSFAEGLKAEEKKYRGIFENSQAGILTFDLASERILELNSKCARMLKYGSNDLIGKDLSRIIPDTYDRDTFLHEIRTHTNTGDTELRFQTRDAAVRHFLVSASLSPNNTVICSAIDITERKLAERVIQKAKDDLEQRVRERTDELLRANDVLKIEIQERKRFETAIQLANRKLNTLSSITRHDILNQITAIVMYLSLAQEITSEPQVLEHLQKIGQLTELIQAQIRFTKDYQSIGAADPLWQQVASTVNSAIVNLNMGTVQVKNELDKLEIYADYLLEKVFFNLVDNSLRHGEKVTVCRFSYLNDADGVTIVYEDDGVGVPANAKDKIFKREYYRNTGYGMFLAHEILSITNLTIKETGVPQKGARFEIRIPAGEFRFTADTSNP, from the coding sequence ATGACGTTCTCTCCTGCGGCAAAACGCCAGGCGTTCTGGACCGTCATCATCCTTGCAACAACGCTCTTTGCGATCTATTCAACCGTGTTCTCCTTAACCCACGGTATCTACGAAGTATACCCGTTCCTCTATTTCCTGCCCATCATCCTCTTCGTGTACCAGTATCCCCGGTGGGGCGTGCTCTTCTCGCTTTTTATGAGTTCGATCTACCTGCTGCTCGTCTACTACTACAGCAACTTCAACCCGTCCTTCATCGCCGTCTCAACAGCCTGGTTCGTGATCTTTGTCACGATCGGTGTTGTCACCTCATCGTTTGCCGAAGGGCTCAAGGCAGAAGAGAAGAAATACCGGGGGATCTTCGAGAACTCACAGGCAGGCATCCTGACATTCGATCTCGCATCGGAACGTATCCTTGAGCTCAACAGCAAGTGCGCCCGGATGCTGAAATACGGGAGCAATGATCTCATTGGTAAAGATCTCTCCCGGATCATTCCCGACACGTACGACAGGGATACATTCCTGCACGAGATCCGCACCCATACAAATACCGGGGATACCGAGCTCCGGTTCCAGACCCGGGATGCAGCAGTCCGCCATTTCCTCGTCTCCGCATCCCTCTCACCGAACAATACCGTGATCTGCTCGGCCATCGATATCACCGAGCGCAAGCTTGCCGAGCGGGTGATCCAGAAGGCAAAAGACGATCTCGAGCAGCGGGTCCGCGAGAGGACCGACGAACTGCTCAGGGCAAACGATGTCCTGAAAATCGAAATCCAGGAACGCAAGCGGTTCGAGACCGCCATCCAGCTTGCCAACCGGAAGCTCAACACCCTCTCATCGATCACCCGCCACGACATCCTCAACCAGATCACGGCCATTGTCATGTACCTCTCGCTTGCCCAGGAGATCACCTCCGAGCCCCAGGTACTCGAACATCTCCAGAAGATAGGCCAGCTCACCGAGCTCATCCAGGCGCAGATCCGGTTCACCAAGGATTACCAGAGCATCGGGGCGGCGGATCCCCTGTGGCAGCAGGTGGCGTCGACTGTAAATAGCGCGATCGTAAATCTCAACATGGGTACCGTCCAGGTAAAAAACGAGCTTGACAAGCTTGAGATCTATGCAGATTACCTGCTGGAAAAAGTGTTCTTCAACTTAGTGGACAATTCCCTCCGGCACGGGGAAAAAGTTACCGTATGCCGGTTCTCGTACCTGAATGATGCCGACGGGGTTACCATCGTGTACGAAGACGACGGGGTCGGCGTGCCCGCAAATGCCAAGGACAAGATCTTCAAACGGGAATATTACCGGAACACCGGGTACGGGATGTTCCTTGCCCACGAAATTCTCAGTATCACCAATCTTACGATAAAGGAGACCGGCGTGCCGCAAAAGGGTGCCCGGTTCGAGATCCGCATCCCTGCAGGCGAGTTCCGTTTTACTGCCGATACCAGCAATCCCTGA
- a CDS encoding PAS domain S-box protein yields the protein MKALPDENEDSLRLFIIAAASIGAIITTVFSLTHGLFEIFPFLYILPIILVVYFYPNRGVLFSLGISLLYISLVYLFGFSNPGLIAIATAWFAIFITIGVVASSYATKLQTEKARIRQVLHNSQDGIFCFDTRTEQVHEINAKCAQWLRYEREELLGTSLALIWSNADEREGFIERARRDPRNNETEGLFRAKDGAVLRFVVSAVLVLPDRILCSAIDITGSKIVDEEIRKTLDDLEDQVRARTAHLEELNEKLRAEILERRRFEQKMLSETMKSARDDEDNP from the coding sequence ATGAAAGCCTTGCCAGACGAGAATGAAGACTCACTGCGTTTGTTCATTATTGCTGCGGCATCCATCGGGGCAATTATCACAACGGTTTTCTCGCTGACCCACGGGCTCTTCGAGATATTCCCGTTCCTGTACATCCTGCCCATTATCCTCGTCGTGTATTTCTATCCCAACCGGGGCGTGCTCTTTTCCCTTGGCATCAGCCTGCTGTACATCAGCCTTGTCTACCTCTTCGGGTTTTCCAACCCGGGCCTTATTGCCATTGCAACGGCATGGTTTGCAATCTTCATCACGATAGGCGTAGTCGCATCCTCTTATGCAACCAAACTCCAGACGGAAAAAGCAAGAATCCGCCAGGTCCTGCACAACTCGCAGGACGGGATTTTCTGTTTTGATACCAGGACCGAGCAGGTGCACGAGATCAATGCCAAGTGCGCCCAGTGGCTCCGGTATGAACGGGAAGAACTGCTTGGAACGAGTCTTGCGCTGATCTGGTCCAATGCTGACGAGCGCGAGGGGTTCATTGAACGGGCGAGAAGAGATCCCCGCAATAACGAGACGGAAGGATTGTTCCGGGCCAAAGACGGGGCCGTGCTCCGGTTTGTCGTCTCCGCAGTACTGGTTTTACCGGACAGGATCCTTTGTTCCGCGATAGATATTACCGGCAGCAAGATTGTTGACGAGGAGATCCGGAAGACCCTCGATGACCTCGAGGACCAGGTCCGGGCCCGCACGGCACATCTCGAGGAGCTGAACGAAAAACTGCGGGCGGAGATCCTGGAGCGCAGGAGATTCGAACAGAAGATGCTTTCAGAAACCATGAAATCTGCCAGGGACGATGAGGACAACCCATGA
- a CDS encoding molybdenum cofactor guanylyltransferase, with the protein MRSAVILVGGEARRANGQEKYFFVFEGRTFIERLIDSLRPVVDEIILVARDPEQCKRFHAIAGVRCITDIRTGIGPIGGLHAGAMAARGDYIFVSACDMPCIDSNVVRYLFESIDNYDAAIPSWNYDMIEPLHAVYRRSILMDYLKSHDSLSLRPMIRSINTRYVPVEELRQFDPKLRTFTNINKLEDLEQINGGSANGLNLPE; encoded by the coding sequence ATGAGATCGGCAGTCATTCTCGTAGGCGGGGAGGCGCGACGCGCAAACGGGCAGGAGAAATATTTCTTCGTGTTCGAGGGCAGGACCTTTATCGAGCGCCTGATCGACTCGCTCAGGCCGGTCGTGGACGAGATCATCCTTGTTGCCCGGGACCCGGAACAGTGCAAGCGGTTCCATGCAATCGCTGGCGTCCGGTGCATTACCGACATCCGTACCGGCATCGGGCCCATCGGGGGACTCCACGCCGGGGCCATGGCCGCCCGTGGCGATTACATCTTTGTATCTGCCTGCGACATGCCCTGCATCGACAGCAATGTTGTCCGGTATCTCTTCGAGTCCATTGATAATTACGATGCGGCAATACCCAGCTGGAACTATGACATGATAGAGCCCCTCCATGCGGTCTACCGTCGATCAATACTCATGGATTACTTGAAAAGCCATGATTCCTTATCCCTGCGGCCGATGATCCGCAGCATCAATACCCGGTATGTTCCTGTAGAGGAACTCAGGCAGTTCGATCCCAAACTCCGTACCTTCACCAACATCAACAAGCTCGAGGATCTCGAACAGATCAATGGCGGTTCGGCAAACGGGCTGAACCTGCCGGAATGA